A window of the Tachysurus fulvidraco isolate hzauxx_2018 chromosome 6, HZAU_PFXX_2.0, whole genome shotgun sequence genome harbors these coding sequences:
- the stk17b gene encoding serine/threonine-protein kinase 17B produces MARRRLEARGGLLADIQTAILTEPLDSVFHMTGELGRGKFAVVKKCVENATGKEFAAKFLRKRRRGRDCRAEVIHELAVLEASRCNPRIINLHAAYENEHDIILLLEYAAGGEIFDHCVSDELLSESQIVRLIRQILEGINLLHQSNIVHLDLKPQNILLTSLTPLGDIKIVDFGLARRLGSVGELREIVGTPEYVAPEILNYEPIMTATDLWSVGVITYMLITGESPFAGEDKQQTFLNVSQVNVDYSKEAFSRVSELAVHFIRKLLVKAPEDRPSAAECLSHPWLWPQYPGAELSLPTAAPRFPRERSGGSKWASAPEDPEDKENILDSPQSKRFRFVDDAHVVRDSSS; encoded by the exons ATGGCCCGGAGGCGGTTGGAGGCTCGCGGCGGGCTGCTGGCGGACATCCAGACCGCTATACTGACTGAACCGCTGGACTCCGTGTTCCACATGACCGGTGAACTCGGCAG GGGAAAGTTTGCAGTGGTGAAAAAGTGCGTGGAGAATGCGACAGGAAAAGAGTTTGCGGCGAAGTTTTTGAGGAAGCGGCGGCGAGGCCGTGACTGCAGGGCCGAGGTGATCCATGAGCTGGCAGTGCTGGAGGCTTCCCGGTGCAACCCTCGCATCATCAACCTGCACGCAGCCTACGAGAACGAGCACGACATCATCCTGCTGCTAGAATA TGCGGCAGGCGGTGAGATATTCGACCACTGCGTGTCTGACGAGCTGCTCTCTGAAAGTCAGATTGTTCGATTAATCAGACAGATTCTTGAGGGCATCAATCTGCTGCATCAGAGCAACATCGTCCACCTCGACTTGAAG CCTCAGAACATCCTGCTTACCAGCCTGACTCCTCTGGGGGACATAAAGATTGTAGACTTTGGGCTGGCGCGTCGCCTCGGCTCCGTAGGAGAGCTGCGAGAGATTGTGGGTACGCCCGAGTACGTAG cTCCAGAAATCCTGAACTACGAGCCCATCATGACGGCCACAGACCTCTG GAGCGTCGGTGTGATCACGTACATGCTCATCACGGGAGAGTCTCCATTCGCTGGCGAGGACAAGCAGCAGACCTTCCTGAACGTCTCCCAGGTGAACGTGGACTACAGCAAAGAGGCGTTCTCTCGCGTGTCCGAGCTCGCCGTCCATTTCATCCGAAAACTGCTCGTCAAAGCACCAGA AGATCGTCCGAGCGCTGCTGAGTGTCTGAGTCACCCGTGGCTGTGGCCGCAGTACCCAGGGGCCGAACTCTCCCTTCCTACGGCAGCGCCACGGTTCCCCCGAGAGCGCAGCGGCGGTTCGAAGTGGGCGTCGGCTCCCGAGGACCCTGAGGACAAAGAGAACATTTTGGATTCACCGCAGTCCAAAAGGTTCCGCTTTGTGGACGACGCACACGTGGTGAGGGACAGCAGCAGCTGA